The Litchfieldia alkalitelluris genome has a window encoding:
- the melA gene encoding alpha-glucosidase/alpha-galactosidase — protein sequence MSKITFLGAGSTVFAKNVLGDCMSVDALQDFEFALFDIDHERLTDSEMMLNNMKQSLNSTVKVVAYHDRKEALRGAKYVINAIQVGGYDPCTITDFEIPKKYGLRQTIADTLGIGGIFRNLRTIPVMQEFARDMREVCPDAWFLNYTNPMAVLTNVMLQEGIKTVGLCHSVQICADHLLDSLDMPKDNIQWKIAGINHMAWLLEITRNGVDLYPEIKQRAKEKQQEKHHDMVRFEMMDKFGYYVTESSEHNAEYHPYFIKSKYPELIEKYNIPLDEYPRRCINQIEGWKKMRDDLVHDKNLQHERTHEYGSFIIEAMETNKPFKIGGNVSNKGRLISNLPENAVVEVPCLVDASGVTPTYVGDLPEQLAALNRTNINTQLLTIEAALTKKKEKIYQAALLDPHTAAELSIDDIISLCDDLIEAHGEWLPEYL from the coding sequence ATGTCTAAAATTACTTTTTTAGGTGCTGGAAGTACAGTGTTTGCTAAAAATGTGCTAGGTGATTGTATGTCAGTTGATGCTTTACAGGATTTTGAATTTGCTTTGTTTGACATTGATCATGAAAGACTTACAGATTCAGAGATGATGTTAAATAATATGAAACAAAGCTTAAATTCCACTGTGAAAGTTGTCGCCTATCATGATCGCAAAGAAGCATTGCGTGGTGCGAAATATGTCATTAACGCGATTCAAGTGGGTGGGTATGATCCTTGTACAATTACAGACTTTGAGATTCCAAAGAAATATGGTTTGCGTCAAACAATTGCAGATACGTTAGGAATTGGGGGGATTTTCCGTAATTTAAGAACGATTCCAGTCATGCAAGAATTCGCACGTGATATGAGGGAAGTATGTCCAGATGCGTGGTTTTTAAATTATACGAATCCAATGGCTGTGTTGACGAATGTGATGCTGCAAGAAGGGATTAAGACGGTGGGCTTGTGTCACAGTGTGCAGATTTGTGCAGATCATTTGCTAGATTCGCTTGATATGCCAAAAGATAACATTCAATGGAAGATTGCGGGAATAAACCATATGGCATGGTTATTAGAAATTACTCGTAATGGTGTGGATTTATATCCGGAAATTAAACAACGAGCGAAAGAAAAGCAACAGGAAAAGCATCATGACATGGTACGCTTTGAAATGATGGATAAGTTCGGCTATTATGTGACAGAATCATCAGAGCATAATGCAGAATATCATCCTTATTTTATTAAAAGTAAATATCCTGAACTGATTGAGAAATATAATATTCCATTAGATGAGTACCCACGCCGTTGTATCAACCAAATTGAAGGTTGGAAAAAAATGCGTGATGACCTTGTGCATGATAAAAACTTGCAGCATGAGCGCACACATGAGTATGGGTCTTTTATTATCGAAGCGATGGAGACGAACAAGCCTTTTAAAATTGGTGGAAACGTATCGAACAAAGGAAGATTAATTAGTAACTTACCTGAAAATGCAGTTGTCGAGGTTCCCTGCTTGGTGGATGCTAGTGGCGTTACTCCAACTTATGTAGGTGATTTGCCAGAGCAGTTGGCGGCGCTAAATCGCACAAATATTAATACACAGCTATTAACGATTGAAGCCGCACTCACTAAGAAGAAAGAAAAGATTTATCAAGCGGCTTTGTTAGATCCACATACTGCAGCTGAGCTTTCGATTGATGATATTATTTCGTTATGTGATGATTTAATCGAAGCGCATGGTGAGTGGTTGCCGGAGTATCTGTAA
- a CDS encoding alpha-L-arabinofuranosidase C-terminal domain-containing protein, with protein sequence MVKETMVEINPRRILSYRDFNIYGHFIEHFHRQIYGGIFQPESPFSDEQGFRTDVIDALKNIRTPILRWPGGCFVSNYHWEDGVGTRTPFFDKAWRVEEPNTFGTDEYIEFCRKIQAQPYICTNAGTGTAEEMSNWVEYCNLKNEGKYAKMRIENGNRDPFNVKYWSIGNENYGSWEIGAKEKTEWGRLVVESAKMMKRVDPKIELLAASISDLDWNINLLKEAGQFLDWISIHGYWDALHEVDEPSSYESCMVYTMKIEEQILKTKYILGSLGYLNKIKIAFDEWNLRGWHHPNVHRGDILADNIIEARDRNDLNATYTMADAIFNACFLNLCLKHSDIVGMANFAPIVNTRGAVFTHDEGILLRSTYFVFELYTKHMGDTVVDSWVSEADVFEVSHNGSTYQVPSLDMIATTNTGSNDLRISIVNRHPEQARTVRIKKNVSYGTGTIYSLISASKDGFNDISQLDCKIIQETVAAHESNDLVLEVQPHSVNVLVLH encoded by the coding sequence ATGGTTAAAGAAACAATGGTTGAGATTAACCCAAGGAGAATTCTTAGTTATAGAGATTTTAACATTTATGGTCATTTTATTGAGCATTTTCACCGCCAAATTTACGGAGGGATTTTTCAACCTGAGTCACCATTTTCAGATGAACAGGGGTTTCGAACAGATGTGATTGATGCGTTAAAAAATATTCGCACGCCTATACTTAGATGGCCTGGCGGGTGCTTTGTCTCTAATTATCATTGGGAGGATGGAGTAGGAACACGTACTCCGTTTTTTGATAAAGCATGGAGAGTGGAGGAACCTAATACATTTGGCACGGATGAATATATAGAGTTTTGTCGGAAGATCCAAGCACAACCATATATTTGTACAAATGCAGGAACAGGTACTGCGGAGGAAATGAGTAACTGGGTAGAATATTGCAATCTCAAAAATGAAGGAAAGTACGCAAAGATGAGGATTGAAAATGGGAATCGTGATCCCTTCAATGTGAAATACTGGAGTATTGGGAATGAGAATTACGGAAGCTGGGAGATTGGTGCCAAAGAAAAGACGGAATGGGGTAGGTTAGTCGTAGAATCAGCAAAAATGATGAAGCGTGTGGATCCAAAAATTGAACTGCTGGCAGCTAGCATTTCTGATTTAGATTGGAATATCAATCTATTAAAAGAAGCAGGACAATTCTTGGATTGGATTTCGATTCATGGATACTGGGATGCCTTACATGAAGTCGATGAGCCCTCCTCCTATGAATCTTGCATGGTATATACAATGAAGATAGAAGAACAAATCTTAAAAACAAAGTATATCCTCGGTTCACTTGGCTATTTAAATAAAATCAAAATTGCGTTCGATGAATGGAACCTTCGTGGATGGCATCACCCTAATGTTCATCGAGGGGATATTTTAGCGGATAACATCATTGAGGCAAGGGACCGGAATGACCTGAACGCAACTTATACAATGGCAGACGCTATTTTTAATGCATGTTTCTTAAATCTTTGCTTAAAGCATAGTGATATTGTGGGGATGGCAAACTTCGCACCTATTGTGAATACACGTGGAGCAGTCTTTACACATGACGAAGGAATTCTGTTGCGTTCTACTTATTTTGTTTTTGAGTTATATACAAAGCATATGGGAGATACAGTGGTCGATTCATGGGTATCTGAAGCGGATGTCTTTGAGGTAAGTCATAATGGAAGCACTTACCAAGTGCCGTCTCTAGATATGATTGCAACAACAAATACAGGTTCTAATGATCTAAGGATTTCAATTGTCAATCGACATCCCGAACAAGCAAGAACGGTTCGGATTAAAAAGAATGTAAGTTATGGGACAGGTACGATTTACTCTCTTATCTCAGCTTCAAAAGACGGATTTAATGACATTAGTCAACTAGATTGTAAGATTATTCAAGAGACTGTTGCTGCACATGAATCGAACGATCTTGTGTTAGAGGTTCAACCTCATTCGGTTAATGTGCTAGTGCTTCATTGA
- a CDS encoding helix-turn-helix transcriptional regulator: MLGDRIRKLRKERKLTLEVLAGSELTKGMVSLIENNKAKPSMESLSYIAKRLGVEVGDLLGEVSVQELRSVLEEAERLFNSESEILNKNYGQLVSLIEPYVDNLTKGYEAARLLEIYSISLYREKIDGWKKSTDLAAQLYDRMNLTSNRASIGIFRSMSKFASHDYAQSLQIFQKERRDLETNHAYIDPMTRLNLDYHEAILYFAVGDSKSATRVMEDAFSFSKENRIFYRIDDLYRLAAAHAMMILDEEKIDLYKKKLKQYSEFADDNESFMFHELMTIMSHISLQKYDQALEIIDSYMSDAEVATYSPWLTLEKGKVLYYLGRNEEALQFLEKVEIPFYIHHPFDLSFFYITESYKALCYFELGDQKEAIFTAIKAVDQYEPLPPSIFKNFSKQTYEKIKGGL; encoded by the coding sequence ATGTTAGGAGATCGTATACGAAAATTAAGAAAAGAACGTAAGCTGACTCTCGAAGTACTTGCAGGAAGTGAACTTACAAAGGGGATGGTCAGCTTAATTGAAAATAATAAGGCAAAACCTTCAATGGAGAGCTTATCTTATATTGCCAAACGATTAGGTGTGGAAGTGGGAGATTTACTTGGTGAGGTAAGTGTTCAAGAATTACGTTCAGTATTGGAAGAAGCTGAAAGACTATTTAATTCAGAAAGCGAAATTTTAAATAAAAATTATGGACAACTAGTATCACTGATCGAACCTTATGTAGATAACCTCACAAAAGGCTATGAAGCAGCACGGCTACTTGAGATCTACAGCATTAGTTTATATAGAGAAAAAATAGATGGCTGGAAGAAATCGACTGATCTGGCAGCACAGCTTTATGACAGGATGAATTTAACCTCGAACCGTGCATCTATAGGTATTTTTAGATCCATGTCTAAATTCGCTAGTCACGATTACGCTCAATCTCTTCAGATTTTTCAAAAAGAACGACGTGACTTAGAAACCAACCATGCCTATATTGACCCGATGACACGACTTAATTTGGATTACCATGAAGCGATATTATATTTTGCTGTAGGAGATTCTAAGTCTGCAACACGCGTGATGGAGGATGCCTTTTCTTTTTCAAAAGAAAATCGAATCTTTTATCGAATTGATGATTTATACAGACTAGCCGCTGCACATGCGATGATGATCCTTGATGAGGAGAAAATTGATCTGTATAAGAAAAAACTCAAACAATACTCTGAGTTCGCAGATGATAACGAATCGTTTATGTTTCATGAACTGATGACGATTATGTCTCACATATCTCTGCAAAAATATGATCAGGCACTAGAAATCATTGATTCTTACATGTCAGATGCCGAAGTAGCGACCTATAGTCCATGGCTTACACTTGAAAAAGGAAAAGTCTTATATTATTTGGGACGTAATGAAGAGGCACTTCAGTTTCTTGAAAAAGTCGAGATCCCATTTTATATTCATCATCCATTTGATTTATCATTTTTTTATATCACTGAATCATATAAAGCACTTTGTTACTTCGAGCTCGGTGATCAAAAAGAAGCAATTTTTACTGCGATAAAGGCTGTTGACCAATACGAGCCTCTACCACCATCCATATTTAAAAATTTCAGCAAACAAACATATGAAAAAATAAAAGGTGGGCTTTAG
- a CDS encoding AAA domain-containing protein: MREKLIHMRDKLNDIGKRNRSIRLLKLYNKWSFDLAELDKLSSSGDISSSSIVEKIIKQSKGEIILLKPSLDDEDSMVLSKKLTDLSRNLKGIEEESGIHDFYLGFPFISGTLSDGTFFQAPLFLYPITLEKTNVKTQKWSIKLDEGGPQLNRTLFLAFKKSNNVNYTEDFFEQAAEVATEYDFDKWLRFFKENEMNISFTPSGLTKLTEYKKDDIPEIANLTLLENAVVGNFPQGGSSLVKDYELLIELSEEGDLSLAGELIEPGEYEDDGDDQHEGSDSKQEDPDILNLLQTDGSQEEILKEARYKKGIVVHGPPGTGKSQVIVNLITDGLKQEKKMLVVCQKRAALDVVYQRLEGLGLSNHIALVHDEKHDRRHLYSKIQGLLETNQVSNQDIINKLMTTSKKLASQEELLNSIAKALYEYQDFGFRLYDLYGKARPVADTAQMINLNSVLSSLNKEVLDEISEGIYTYAEWYERFGGEEYPLKNRKSFAQLNMKDKLEAIELVNDLIDKAKKATDFLNALDHVKITPAYTWLIENKLEKIYPDLEEGKKRTLQGLRLWWWTSVSGKSVIEELIEGKKFKGTSSPEWLKIKKSLITMHQLAKETKQMAEAIEKLKVFIDDQTVDKLKTRISEGDIPLPELDKMLEYLHRDFEDLQGMDSHWERSTDVQKTVITELQKKPLTTELSLPNYWVDLFRNSAYVHWIDETERKYPQVQKVSTSEYSRIRESFAFLIEEKRKVATEYLIHTLKEKVEHVGTTNARMIRDLKHQVSKKRMVWSLRRLVNEFAGKGLESIMPVWLVSPEIVSSIFPLKEGLFDLVIFDEASQCTVESGIPAVFRAKQVIVAGDEKQLPPFNMFQSSVVSDEDEEEQYDTDESVSLLNLAKRRFPEKILQWHYRSKYEELINFSNHAFYNGHVQIAPNVIPLRKPPAITWKKVEGRWINQSNEIEAIEVVNTLKEILISQPGKTVGIITFNAKQQSKILDLIETKASEDEQFNAVYSQMMARDLDERVFVKNIENVQGDERDIVLFSIGYAKNEEGRVYNRFGMLNQKGGENRLNVAITRAKEGITVVSSIEPEELNVANSSQLGPKLLKSYLKYVRAVSAAQTEQIKAVVQEINDNVSTHTQEQDLHFDSPFEEQVYKQLRNIGYEVTTQVGMSGYRIDLAIVHPNDSSRYILGIECDGAMYHSSANAKERDVYRQKFLESRGWEIERIWSRNWWKNPTAEIERIDQRVKELLRNDEVQEIVGN; the protein is encoded by the coding sequence ATGAGAGAGAAGTTAATTCATATGAGGGATAAGCTTAATGATATAGGTAAGCGAAATCGTTCGATTCGGTTATTGAAGTTATATAATAAATGGAGTTTTGATTTAGCGGAGCTAGATAAATTGTCTAGTTCAGGTGACATTAGTAGTTCATCAATCGTTGAGAAAATCATCAAGCAATCGAAAGGTGAAATCATTTTGTTAAAGCCTTCCTTAGATGATGAGGATTCAATGGTGCTTTCAAAAAAGCTGACGGATTTGTCGCGGAATTTAAAAGGGATTGAGGAAGAGTCCGGGATTCATGATTTTTATCTAGGGTTTCCTTTTATTTCAGGAACTCTATCTGACGGGACCTTTTTTCAGGCACCTTTATTTTTATATCCGATTACATTAGAAAAGACGAATGTGAAAACACAAAAATGGAGTATCAAGCTTGATGAAGGTGGACCACAGTTAAATCGCACACTATTTTTGGCGTTCAAGAAATCAAATAACGTAAACTACACTGAGGATTTTTTTGAACAAGCTGCAGAGGTTGCGACGGAGTACGACTTTGATAAGTGGTTGAGATTTTTTAAAGAGAATGAAATGAATATTTCCTTTACTCCTTCTGGGCTAACGAAGTTAACGGAGTATAAAAAAGATGATATCCCTGAAATCGCTAATTTAACACTGCTTGAGAACGCTGTGGTTGGGAACTTTCCGCAAGGTGGTTCATCCTTAGTGAAGGATTATGAGTTGTTGATTGAACTTTCGGAGGAAGGTGACCTTTCATTAGCTGGTGAATTAATTGAGCCTGGAGAGTATGAGGATGATGGCGATGACCAACACGAAGGTTCTGATTCAAAGCAGGAAGATCCTGATATTTTAAATTTATTACAAACCGATGGCTCTCAAGAAGAAATTTTAAAAGAAGCGCGATATAAAAAAGGCATTGTGGTTCACGGGCCACCTGGTACAGGGAAATCACAGGTGATTGTGAATCTGATTACAGATGGTTTAAAACAAGAGAAAAAGATGTTAGTCGTATGTCAGAAAAGAGCTGCGTTAGACGTGGTGTATCAGAGGTTAGAGGGATTGGGATTAAGCAATCATATTGCACTTGTTCATGATGAAAAGCATGACCGAAGGCATTTATATTCTAAAATCCAAGGACTACTTGAAACCAATCAAGTAAGCAATCAAGATATCATAAATAAACTCATGACTACATCAAAAAAGCTAGCATCACAAGAAGAATTATTAAACAGCATTGCAAAAGCACTATATGAATATCAAGACTTTGGATTTCGATTATATGATTTGTATGGAAAAGCTAGACCGGTTGCGGACACGGCCCAAATGATTAACTTGAACTCGGTATTGTCTTCCTTAAATAAAGAAGTTTTAGATGAAATATCTGAAGGGATTTATACGTATGCCGAGTGGTATGAACGGTTTGGTGGAGAAGAGTACCCACTAAAGAACAGAAAAAGCTTTGCCCAATTAAACATGAAGGATAAGCTAGAAGCGATTGAGTTGGTGAATGACTTAATCGATAAGGCGAAGAAAGCAACTGACTTTTTAAATGCATTAGATCATGTAAAAATCACCCCAGCTTACACCTGGTTAATCGAAAATAAACTAGAGAAGATTTATCCTGATTTGGAGGAAGGGAAGAAAAGAACCCTTCAAGGTTTACGGTTATGGTGGTGGACATCGGTATCTGGAAAATCAGTCATTGAAGAATTGATTGAAGGAAAGAAGTTTAAAGGAACAAGCTCCCCAGAGTGGTTGAAAATTAAAAAGTCATTAATTACTATGCATCAACTAGCGAAAGAAACAAAACAAATGGCAGAGGCGATTGAAAAATTAAAAGTATTTATCGATGACCAAACGGTTGATAAATTAAAAACTAGGATTTCAGAAGGAGACATTCCATTACCTGAATTGGATAAAATGCTAGAGTACCTTCATCGTGATTTTGAAGATTTGCAGGGGATGGACAGTCATTGGGAACGTAGCACAGATGTGCAAAAGACGGTCATTACCGAGCTGCAAAAGAAACCACTTACTACTGAGCTATCACTTCCGAATTATTGGGTCGATTTATTCCGGAATTCAGCATATGTTCACTGGATTGATGAAACAGAAAGAAAATATCCTCAGGTACAAAAGGTATCAACAAGTGAATATTCAAGAATTCGAGAGTCCTTTGCTTTTTTAATAGAAGAAAAGAGAAAGGTTGCGACTGAATACTTAATTCACACACTTAAGGAAAAGGTTGAGCATGTGGGTACCACAAATGCAAGGATGATTCGTGATTTAAAGCATCAAGTGAGTAAAAAGCGAATGGTTTGGTCACTCCGACGGTTGGTGAATGAATTTGCGGGAAAAGGATTAGAGAGTATCATGCCAGTGTGGCTTGTCTCACCTGAGATTGTCTCAAGTATTTTTCCGTTAAAAGAAGGATTGTTTGATTTAGTGATCTTTGATGAAGCCTCACAATGCACGGTTGAAAGTGGAATCCCAGCCGTATTTCGAGCCAAACAAGTGATTGTTGCTGGCGATGAAAAGCAGTTGCCACCATTTAATATGTTTCAATCGTCAGTAGTTAGTGATGAAGACGAGGAAGAGCAATATGATACAGATGAATCGGTAAGCTTACTAAATTTAGCAAAAAGAAGGTTTCCAGAGAAAATTCTGCAGTGGCATTATCGCTCGAAATACGAAGAATTAATTAATTTTTCAAATCATGCCTTCTATAATGGTCATGTTCAAATTGCACCAAATGTCATTCCATTAAGAAAACCACCAGCCATCACTTGGAAAAAGGTAGAGGGAAGATGGATAAATCAATCGAATGAAATTGAAGCAATCGAAGTGGTGAACACATTAAAAGAAATTTTAATAAGCCAACCAGGTAAAACGGTTGGAATCATCACCTTTAATGCCAAGCAACAGTCAAAAATACTGGATTTAATTGAAACGAAGGCTAGTGAGGATGAGCAGTTCAATGCTGTTTATAGTCAAATGATGGCTAGAGACTTAGATGAGCGAGTGTTTGTGAAAAATATTGAAAATGTTCAAGGTGACGAGCGGGATATTGTCCTCTTCTCGATTGGATATGCGAAAAATGAAGAAGGTAGAGTTTATAATCGATTCGGCATGCTCAATCAAAAGGGTGGAGAAAATCGTTTGAATGTGGCGATTACTAGAGCAAAAGAAGGAATTACCGTTGTTTCAAGTATTGAACCAGAAGAGTTGAATGTGGCCAACAGCTCACAACTCGGTCCCAAGTTGCTAAAATCATATTTAAAATATGTTCGCGCGGTTTCGGCTGCCCAAACAGAACAGATTAAAGCCGTCGTTCAAGAAATTAATGATAATGTGAGTACACATACACAAGAACAAGACCTTCATTTTGATTCACCATTCGAGGAGCAGGTATATAAGCAGCTTAGAAATATTGGCTATGAAGTGACAACTCAAGTAGGGATGTCAGGTTATCGAATTGACCTAGCGATTGTCCATCCGAATGATTCATCAAGGTATATTTTAGGAATTGAATGTGATGGAGCAATGTACCATAGTTCGGCAAATGCGAAGGAACGAGATGTGTATCGTCAAAAGTTTCTAGAGAGTCGAGGCTGGGAGATTGAACGGATTTGGAGTCGAAACTGGTGGAAGAATCCGACCGCGGAAATTGAGCGGATAGATCAGAGGGTAAAGGAATTACTGAGAAATGATGAGGTTCAAGAAATCGTTGGAAATTAA
- a CDS encoding AraC family transcriptional regulator produces MKGEQQERVAGIHSIGKEYRANEEYEWDGLKRSEDGRVIFQYTLGGKGAIRMGEQTYSLKKGEAFLVQLPSDHCYYLPENSSHWEFIYMTLYGQEAIRYFHTVTESHGHILKLPTDARPIRHIFHVLERIQTTGIHHAYDASAYAYTFLMECMQYFEHDQNKVEKLPVAIAKAVNFMEQNYKEDLILSSIVEVSGLSKYHFTRLFHKTVNDTPIKFLTKIRMNHALDLLQNKELSIEEVARHVGYTNANYFTKVFKSVLDVTPSEYRNSQSFMPVNQLFLD; encoded by the coding sequence TTGAAAGGAGAGCAGCAAGAGCGTGTTGCTGGTATTCATTCGATTGGCAAGGAGTATAGGGCGAATGAAGAGTATGAATGGGATGGTTTAAAACGGAGTGAGGATGGTAGAGTCATTTTTCAGTATACGTTAGGTGGAAAAGGTGCCATTCGAATGGGGGAACAGACGTATTCACTAAAAAAAGGTGAAGCATTTTTAGTACAACTTCCAAGTGATCATTGTTATTATTTGCCAGAAAATTCTAGTCATTGGGAGTTTATTTATATGACCTTATATGGGCAAGAAGCGATTCGTTATTTTCACACGGTTACGGAAAGTCATGGACATATTTTAAAATTACCTACAGATGCTAGGCCGATCAGGCATATTTTTCACGTGTTAGAAAGAATTCAAACAACAGGAATTCATCATGCCTATGATGCCTCTGCATATGCTTATACCTTTTTAATGGAGTGCATGCAATATTTTGAACATGATCAGAATAAAGTTGAAAAGTTGCCAGTTGCAATTGCGAAGGCGGTAAACTTCATGGAGCAAAACTATAAAGAAGATCTGATATTATCCTCGATTGTGGAAGTCTCTGGTTTATCAAAATACCATTTTACGAGATTATTTCATAAAACAGTGAATGATACACCGATTAAATTTCTAACCAAAATCAGAATGAATCATGCACTAGATTTACTACAAAACAAGGAGTTATCAATTGAAGAAGTCGCAAGACATGTTGGTTATACCAACGCGAATTATTTTACTAAAGTCTTTAAAAGTGTACTAGATGTGACACCAAGCGAGTACCGTAATAGCCAGTCGTTTATGCCTGTTAATCAATTGTTTCTTGATTAA
- a CDS encoding DUF7010 family protein translates to MKRTKKGLPMIIVGIFFWLVVGLLSFFNLHIKMHGLLVFIGISMIFPLGMIVSKMMKIDMMAKDNPLSALAGLLGAMQLFFTPILMVIFIDETQLLPFFVAVLTGAHFFPFAWLYKSKAYIFQTVAIIVWAIIFGFIFNSYLFTIFPFILSAVYLITSLWLTKEV, encoded by the coding sequence ATAAAAAGGACAAAAAAAGGCTTGCCAATGATCATTGTAGGTATCTTTTTTTGGTTGGTAGTTGGTTTATTAAGTTTTTTTAACTTGCACATTAAAATGCATGGTTTGTTAGTATTTATCGGGATATCAATGATATTTCCACTTGGGATGATCGTGTCGAAAATGATGAAGATTGATATGATGGCGAAGGATAATCCACTATCAGCTCTTGCTGGTCTACTTGGTGCAATGCAATTATTTTTCACTCCTATTTTAATGGTTATTTTTATAGATGAAACACAATTGTTACCGTTTTTCGTTGCTGTTTTAACCGGGGCTCATTTTTTTCCATTTGCATGGTTATACAAGAGCAAAGCATATATCTTTCAAACGGTAGCGATCATTGTTTGGGCGATTATTTTTGGGTTTATATTTAACAGTTATTTATTTACGATCTTTCCATTTATTTTGAGCGCTGTCTATTTGATCACTAGTTTGTGGTTAACAAAGGAAGTGTAA
- a CDS encoding GNAT family N-acetyltransferase produces MTKLTGSPNVDFDKNVFINWYSTRNEQTDRLDLAIMDKSQDITVGEVVANLYDEKNQSMNFRILIGPRGRNRGLGTEATQLFIDYLFTHTNLLQLTLSVFDFNPRAKNVYEKIGFVVESIDKNDLEYEGEMIDSINMKLTKEKWKRGDGSHAS; encoded by the coding sequence GTGACTAAATTGACAGGGAGTCCGAATGTTGATTTTGATAAAAATGTATTTATTAATTGGTATAGTACTAGAAACGAACAAACCGACCGACTCGATCTCGCGATTATGGACAAATCTCAAGATATCACAGTCGGAGAAGTTGTCGCTAATTTATATGATGAAAAAAATCAGAGCATGAATTTCAGGATTCTTATTGGACCAAGAGGAAGAAACCGGGGGCTAGGAACAGAAGCAACCCAACTTTTCATAGACTATCTTTTTACTCATACGAATCTACTACAATTAACGTTAAGTGTGTTTGACTTCAATCCACGAGCCAAAAATGTCTATGAAAAAATTGGCTTTGTCGTAGAAAGTATTGATAAAAACGACCTAGAATACGAAGGAGAAATGATCGATTCCATTAATATGAAACTAACAAAGGAAAAGTGGAAGCGGGGGGACGGTTCTCATGCTTCATAA
- a CDS encoding mechanosensitive ion channel family protein: MEFIYNQLLTFGIAPQIAEYLAAIIMILFIGIICIIANFITRKIVIRVITHYVTSNKIQWDNKLLERRVFHKLSHIVPAIIIFYFASTFPDYRLMIEKAAIAYIIIISLLVIYSFLNAINDIYQTYEIAKVKPIKGYIQVVNIIAVIIGSILIISNLIGENPLILLSGFGALSAVLLLVFKDSLLGLVAGIQLAANDMVRVGDWIEMPKYGADGDIIDISLVTVKVQNWDKTITTIPSYALISDSFINWRGMQNSGGRRIKRSILIDTNSISFCTEEILDKFSHIQLLTDYINHKKMEIDEYNTTYAINKTNRVNGRAFTNVGIFRAYIRNYLRRQSGIRQDMTLMVRQLAPNEHGLPLEIYAFTNDVRWEVYETIQADIFDHLFAVAPEFGLRIFQNPSGNDLRNIVDGTERDGMKKQVEH; the protein is encoded by the coding sequence GTGGAATTTATTTACAATCAATTATTAACATTTGGAATCGCTCCTCAAATAGCTGAATATTTAGCTGCGATTATTATGATTTTGTTTATAGGGATTATTTGTATCATAGCGAATTTTATTACAAGGAAAATAGTGATAAGGGTCATCACTCATTATGTAACGAGTAACAAAATTCAATGGGATAATAAGCTTTTGGAAAGACGGGTTTTCCATAAGCTATCACATATTGTTCCTGCAATTATTATATTTTACTTTGCGTCTACCTTTCCAGATTATCGATTAATGATTGAGAAAGCTGCAATCGCGTATATCATCATCATAAGTTTACTGGTTATTTATAGTTTCTTAAATGCAATTAATGATATTTATCAAACGTATGAAATAGCCAAAGTAAAACCGATAAAGGGATATATTCAAGTAGTAAATATCATTGCTGTGATCATCGGATCTATTTTAATCATCTCAAACCTGATAGGGGAGAATCCACTTATTCTTTTAAGTGGTTTTGGTGCTCTTTCGGCAGTTTTATTATTGGTTTTTAAAGATTCGTTATTAGGGCTTGTTGCAGGAATTCAGTTGGCGGCTAATGATATGGTTCGGGTTGGCGACTGGATTGAAATGCCAAAGTATGGAGCAGATGGTGACATCATTGATATATCTTTAGTTACGGTAAAAGTTCAAAATTGGGATAAAACGATTACCACGATACCAAGTTATGCCCTTATATCGGACTCTTTCATTAATTGGAGAGGAATGCAAAATTCAGGTGGGCGAAGAATCAAGCGTTCTATATTAATTGATACAAATAGTATCTCTTTTTGCACTGAAGAGATACTAGATAAATTCAGTCACATCCAGCTTCTCACGGACTATATAAATCATAAGAAAATGGAGATTGATGAGTATAACACTACATATGCCATAAATAAAACGAATCGTGTAAATGGCCGGGCCTTTACGAATGTCGGGATCTTTAGGGCTTATATCAGAAATTACCTCAGGCGACAATCTGGAATCCGTCAGGACATGACTTTAATGGTTAGACAGCTGGCGCCAAATGAACACGGTTTGCCGTTAGAAATATATGCTTTTACAAATGATGTTAGGTGGGAAGTGTATGAAACGATCCAAGCTGATATCTTTGACCATCTATTTGCAGTAGCACCGGAATTTGGACTTCGGATATTCCAGAATCCGTCTGGAAATGACTTAAGAAATATTGTAGATGGAACTGAAAGGGATGGCATGAAAAAGCAAGTCGAGCACTGA